Proteins encoded by one window of Papio anubis isolate 15944 chromosome 7, Panubis1.0, whole genome shotgun sequence:
- the LOC110743642 gene encoding olfactory receptor 11G2-like produces the protein MSSRLMNVSSIETINFVSSFILMGFPSSPEMQLLYFSLFSVAYTLTLMGNAAIVCAVWWDRHLHTPMYILLGNFSLLEICYVTTTVPEMLANFLSTSKSISFMSCFAQFYFFFSFGCDEGFFLCIMAFDRYLAICCPLHYPRIMTKQVCTGLIIFAWSCGFVIFLTPVILISQLSYCGPNIINHFVCDPVPLMMLSCSEDIITQLIYSTFNSVFMIGTFLFILCSYVLVILAVIRMSSEAGKQKAFSTCASHLAVVTLFYGSIVVMYVSPGSGHTVKMQKIITLFYSVITPLCNPLIYSLRNKEMKDYLRKIFRTGKGVDKI, from the coding sequence ATGTCTTCCAGACTAATGAATGTGTCCAGCATAGAAACTATCAACTTTGTTAGCTCCTTTATCCTCATGGGCTTTCCCTCAAGCCCAGAAATGCAGCTCCTCTACTTCAGTCTCTTCTCAGTAGCCTATACTCTCACCCTGATGGGAAATGCAGCCATTGTCTGTGCTGTGTGGTGGGACCGGCACCTTCACACTCCCATGTATATCCTCCTGGGAAATTTCTCTCTCCTGGAAATATGTTATGTTACTACAACTGTTCCTGAAATGCTGGCCAACTTCCTCTCCACGAGCAAGTCCATCTCATTCATGAGTTGTTTTGCACAGTTCTacttcttcttctcttttgggTGTGATGAGGGCTTCTTCCTTTGCATCATGGCCTTTGACAGGTATCTTGCCATCTGCTGCCCTCTACATTATCCACGCATCATGACTAAACAAGTATGCACTGGCCTTATTATCTTTGCCTGGTCATGTGGGTTTGTAATCTTCCTGACTCCAGTTATTCTCATTTCACAGCTATCATACTGTGGCCCAAATATTATCAACCATTTTGTTTGTGATCCTGTCCCATTGATGATGTTGTCCTGTTCTGAAGACATCATCACCCAGCTCATTTACTCCACATTCAATTCTGTCTTCATGATTGGCACCTTTCTCTTTATCCTTTGTTCCTATGTTCTGGTGATTCTGGCTGTAATACGGATGTCCTCAGAGGCTGGCAAACAAAAGGCTTTCTCCACTTGTGCTTCTCATTTGGCGGTTGTCACCTTGTTTTATGGCTCTATCGTGGTGATGTATGTTAGTCCTGGATCAGGACAcacagtaaaaatgcaaaaaatcattACCTTATTCTATTCTGTGATTACACCTCTCTGCAATCCTCTAATATATAGTCTCAGGAACAAAGAGATGAAAGATTATCTGAGGAAAATCTTCAGGACTGGAAAGGGtgttgataaaatataa